TCCCAGACGCTGGGTTCGGCCAGCTCCAGCTCGACCTCGGTCAGGCGCTCTTTCTTGCTGGCATAGTCAAAGATACCCCCTAAGAACGTCGGTGCGCTCTTCGAGGTCTTTCAGCTGATTGATGAGGGGATTGATTTCCATGAATTCTCGGCTTCCGGCAACGTTAAAGCGGCGCGCATTCTACCGCAGCGCGGCCCCATGTTGCCAGTTACAGCACCTAACCGGCCTCAGGAGTCAGCCGGGTTCGGCGCGGGACAGGCCGTCGAGAATAGCGCACTGCGGCGAGTCGTCGCCGGCACAGTGACTGGAGAGCGTGCGCAAGCTGTCGCGCATCTGCTCGAGGGTGTTCAGCTGCGCCTCGATATGCTGCAGCTTCTCCTCCACCAGCTGCTTGGCATCGCGGCTGCGGCGCGCCGGGTCGCGGTACAGATCGAGCAGTTCGCGCACTTCTTCGACCGCAAAGCCGGTCGCGCGGGCGCGCTGGATAAAGCGCAGCGCTTCCAGGTCCCGTTCAGCGTAGTCGCGGTACCCGTTGGCGCAGCGCCCCGGTACCACCAGGTCGAGGGACTCATAGTAGCGCAGGGCCTTGGCAGTGAGGCCCGATTCGCGCGCCGCCAGGGAAATATTCATACAGCCTCCCACTCACAGGATGTCCGATGCGGTGACGAGGATAAAGGTTACCACAGGGGGAAGGTCAAGCTGACGGAGAACCGACTGTACAGTCAGACACCGAGCCACTGCGACGGCTCAGGTCAGTACACTCAACACGGACATCACACCGCGCTGCGGCCCCGCACAATTCGCGGAAGACCGCAGACGGGGCGACAGCAGCTCAACCTGTCGGAGATTTTGCCTGGCCGCCGGTATCGCACTCCCGGTGCTGGTACTCGACCCGGTCGGCCGGGTCAAAGCCCAGCTCCAGTGCCGCATCGAGGGAATCGCCGCTGATCAGGTGCAACAGGATATCGCCGGTAGGTCCGCCGCAGGCGCTGGGATACACGCGGTCGGTGCGCACACCGCAGCGGGATTCCTGCACCTCCACCCCGTTACCGGTCAGCTTGGCACTGCTGTCT
This region of Microbulbifer sp. SAOS-129_SWC genomic DNA includes:
- a CDS encoding MerR family DNA-binding protein codes for the protein MNISLAARESGLTAKALRYYESLDLVVPGRCANGYRDYAERDLEALRFIQRARATGFAVEEVRELLDLYRDPARRSRDAKQLVEEKLQHIEAQLNTLEQMRDSLRTLSSHCAGDDSPQCAILDGLSRAEPG